A single Ammospiza caudacuta isolate bAmmCau1 chromosome 14, bAmmCau1.pri, whole genome shotgun sequence DNA region contains:
- the DGKK gene encoding diacylglycerol kinase kappa, which yields MAEKLVPGDLFSRKTRESVSSLDLDKLTPISPEAGGEESSDSEGEQEDSSHKLIRKVSTSGQMRSKKSVKEGLLLKQTSSFQRWKRRYFKLRGRTLYYAKDAKSLIFDEVDLSDASVAETSTKNINNSFTVITPFRKLILCAENRKEMEDWITALKSVQKWEIHEATQFNMEHFSGMHNWYACSHARPTFCNVCREALPGVTSHGLSCEVCKFKAHKRCAVRATNNCKWTTLASIGIEIIEDEDGVAMPHQWLEGNLPVSARCAVCDRTCGSVRRLQDWRCLWCKAIVHSACKELLGKRCPLGQYKVSIIPPTALNSIDSDGFWKATCPSTCSSPLLAFVNSKSGDNQGVKFLRKFKQFLNPAQVFDLMNGGPHLGLRLFQKFSTFRILVCGGDGSVGWVLSEIDALGLHKQCQLGVLPLGTGNDLARVLGWGSLCDDDTQLLQILEKLERATTKMLDRWSVLTYEAPKQSPSALKEEENGDSDIQVQISHYADSVAFHLAKILESDKHSVVISSAKFLCGTVNDFVTEVGRAYKRATENKQEAELMARKCAMLNEKLDSLVRELNEEAQAIMVPEEMAQATHADVKDQEKAGSFNPNPQPRIFKSKEQLMLRANSLKKALRQIIEQTERAVDEQNKQTQAYQGSVGPSKDSSEEFNKEEEKLSSRRVTVTSASSSILLERPDTFGSLQFPEDPSTLHFLEKCVMNNYFGIGLDAKISLEFNNKRDEHPKKCSSRTKNMMWYGVLGTKELLQRTYKNLEQRVQLECDGVPISLPSLQGIAVLNIPSYAGGINFWGGTKEDNNFGAPSFDDKKLEVVAVFGSIQMAVSRVINLQHHRIAQCRVVKITIRGDEGVPVQVDGEAWIQPPGIIKIQHKNRAQMLTRDRAFESTLKSWEDKQKGESYRAATRPRLSSQQSMEYLTEEESSLLQQVSRVAETLIARIHEAAKAHKAMEQELAHAVNASSLALSEALSHKAAGTSEFLSRNMAVEMVLSIKELWAETRAFLDGKALDSPQEEEALQGPLSVLGQELQRLLDIHWLGPIAHPAEEEGASKGSFKLRLNIPKPRKEKDKLQKQKANSALPGPSSPPLWFSSLLADKWGSEEVAAWLETLGLGEYRDIFVRHDIQGSELILLERRDLKDLGITKVGHMKRILQAIKELSNLP from the exons AAGAGCGTAAAGGAGGGGCTGTTGCTGAAGCAGACGAGCTCCTTCCAGAGGTGGAAGAGACGATACTTCAAGCTGCGAGGCAGGACACTTTATTATGCTAAGGATGCCAAG TCCCTGATCTTTGATGAGGTGGACCTGTCTGATGCCAGTGTGGCCGAGACCAGCACCAAGAACATCAACAACAGTTTCACG GTGATCACGCCTTTCAGGAAGCTCATTTTATGTGCGGAGAACCGGAAGGAGATGGAGGACTGGATCACGGCCCTGAAATCTGTCCAGAAGTGGGAGATACATGAG GCCACACAGTTCAACATGGAGCACTTCTCGGGCATGCACAACTGGTACGCCTGCTCTCACGCCCGCCCCACCTTCTGCAATGTGTGCCGTGAAGCTCTTCCAGGGGTCACCTCCCATGGCCTCTCCTGTGAAG TCTGCAAGTTCAAGGCACATAAGCGCTGTGCCGTGAGAGCCACAAACAACTGCAAGTGGACAACTCTGGCCTCCATCGGCATTGAAATCAtcgaggatgaggatggg gTGGCCATGCCCCATCAGTGGCTGGAGGGGAACTTGCCTGTCAGTGCACGCTGTGCTGTCTGTGACCGCACCTGTGGTAGCGTGCGGAGACTGCAGGACTGGCGCTGTCTCTGGTGCAAGGCCATT GTTCACAGTGCCTGCAAGGAGCTCCTTGGCAAGAGGTGCCCCCTGGGCCAGTACAAAGTGTCCATCATCCCGCCAACTGCCTTGAACAGCATCGATTCTGATG GTTTCTGGAAAGCCACCTGCCCCTCgacctgctccagccctctccTGGCCTTTGTCAACTCCAAGAGTGGGGACAACCAAGGTGTCAAGTTTCTGCGCAAGTTCAAGCAGTTCCTCAACCCAGCCCAAGTCTTTGACCTCATGAATGGGGGCCCACACCTGGG GCTGCGCCTCTTCCAGAAGTTCTCCACCTTCAGAATCCTGGTGTGTGGTGGGGATGGCAGCGTGGGTTGGGTGCTCTCTGAGATCGATGCCCTTGGCCTCCACAAGCAG TGTCAGCTGGGTGTCCTGCCGCTGGGGACTGGTAATGACCTTGCACGGGTCTTGGGTTGGGGCAGCCTATGTGACGATGacactcagctgctgcagatccTGGAGAAGCTGGAAAGGGCCACCACCAAGATGCTGGACCG GTGGAGTGTGCTTACCTATGAGGCCCCCAAGCAGTCCCCCTCAGCAttgaaagaggaggaaaatggggaCTCCGACATCCAG GTCCAGATCTCCCATTACGCGGACTCTGTTGCCTTCCACCTGGCCAAGATCCTGGAGTCAGACAAGCACTCAGTGGTGATCTCCTCTGCAAA GTTCCTCTGTGGCACTGTCAATGACTTTGTGACTGAAGTTGGGCGGGCTTACAAGAGGGCGACGGAGAACAAGCAGGAGGCTGAGCTGATGGCACGGAAG TGCGCCATGCTGAATGAAAAGCTGGACTCAttggtgcgggagctgaatgAGGAAGCTCAGGCCATCATGGTCCCTGAAGAAATGGCACAGGCCACCCACGCTGATGTCAAGGACCAGGAGAAAGCTGGCAGCTTCAATCCCAACCCCCAGCCTCGCATCTTCAAATCCAAGGAGCAGCTCATGCTGCGGGCAAACAGCCTGAAGAAAGCCCTGCGGCAAATCATTGAGCAGACAGAGAGAG CTGTGGATGAGCAGAACAAGCAGACCCAAGCCTACCAGGGCAGTGTGGGCCCTAGCAAGGACAGCTCGGAGGAGTTCaacaaggaggaggagaagctcA GCTCCCGGCGGGTGACGGTGACCTCTGCATCTTCCTCCATCCTCCTGGAGCGGCCAGACACCTTTGGCAGCTTGCAGTTCCCTGAAGACCCCAGCACCCT ACACTTCTTGGAGAAATGTGTCATGAATAACTACTTTGGCATTGGCCTGGATGCAAAGATCTCCCTGGAGTTCAACAACAAACGTGATGAGCACCCCAAGAAGTGCAG CAGCCGCACCAAGAACATGATGTGGTATGGGGTGCTGGGCAcgaaggagctcctgcagcgcACCTACAAGAACCTGGAGCAGCGGGTACAGCTGGAG TGTGACGGGGTGCCTATCtcactgcccagcctgcagggcaTTGCTGTCCTCAACATCCCCAGCTATGCTGGGGGCATCAACTTCTGGGGAGGCACCAAGGAGGATAAT AACTTTGGGGCTCCATCCTTTGATGACAAGAAGCTGGAGGTGGTGGCAGTCTTTGGCAGCATCCAGATGGCCGTGTCACGGGTCATCAACCTCCAGCACCATCGCATTGCACAG TGCCGCGTGGTGAAGATCACCATCCGGGGCGACGAGGGCGTACCTGTGCAGGTGGATGGAGAGGCCTGGATCCAGCCACCTGGCATCATCAAAATCCAGCACAAGAACAGAGCCCAGATGCTGACAAGGGACCGG GCATTTGAAAGCACCCTCAAGTCTTGGGAGGACAAGCAGAAAGGGGAGAGCTACCGAGCAGCCACACGGCCACggctcagctcccagcagtcCATGGAGTACCTGACCGAGGAGGAGAGCAGCCTCTTGCAGCAGGTCTCACGGGTTGCTGAGACCCTCATTGCCAG gaTCCATGAGGCAGCCAAGGCTCACAAAGccatggagcaggagctggcgCATGCAGTCAATGCCAGCTCCCTGGCACTGAGTGAAGCCCTCTCCCACAAAGCTGCTGGCACTTCAGAG TTTCTCAGCAGGAATATGGCTgtggagatggtgctgagcatcAAAGAGCTGTGGGCTGAGACCAGGGCATTCCTGGATGGGAAGGCG CTGGACTCACCGCAGGAGGAGGAGGCCCTTCAGGGCCCTCTGAGTGTgctgggccaggagctgcagcggCTGCTGGATATCCACTGGCTGGGCCCTATTGCCCACCCTGCCGAGGAG GAAGGTGCCAGCAAGGGAAGCTTTAAGCTTCGCCTCAACATCCCCAAGCccaggaaggagaaggacaagctgcagaagcagaaagCCAACAGTGCACTCCCAG GCCCCAGCAGCCCACCACTGTGGTTTTCCTCCCTGCTAGCAGACAAGTGGGGCTCCGAGGAGGTGGCAGCTTGGCTGGAAACGCTTGGTTTAGGGGAATACAGAGACATTTTTGTTCGGCATGACATCCAGGGTTCAGAGTTGATtctgctggagaggagagaCCTTAAG GACCTGGGGATCACCAAAGTGGGCCATATGAAGAGGATCCTTCAGGCCATTAAGGAACTCAGCAACCTGCCTTAG
- the CCNB3 gene encoding G2/mitotic-specific cyclin-B3 isoform X3, translating to MPLPRNAKVLSTKQSRAGKAGPAAENVNPEKPLLQEESCHAKRSSSSPQGGPKKRSAFGDITNARKNQVVAGKKESAKVAPPKAQKAHNTLGVAKNNEINLKKSTKKTPPTAPAEPKVDPVPEKPVSVQEPKPPEQRQVPAVEDIDKEQLGDPYANAEYAKEIFEYMREREEKFMLPDYMEKQTDISGDMRAILVDWMVEVQENFELNHETLYLAVKLVDHYLVEVVSMREKLQLIGSTAILIASKFEERCPPCVDDFLYICDDAYKREELIAMEMSILSTLKFDINIPIPYRFLRRFAKCARATMETLTLARFLCEMTLQEYDYARESPSKLAASCLLLALTMKNLGGWTPTLQYYSGYSAQDLHPLVKRLNFLLTYQPRDKLNAVRSKYSHRVFFEVAKVTPMDMLKLEETLTSS from the exons ATGCCATTGCCACGCAATGCCAAGGTGTTGAGCACCAAGCAGTCCCGAGCAGGCAAGGCAGGGCCTGCTGCAGAGAACGTCAATCCTGAGAAG CCTCTACTGCAGGAGGAGAGCTGTCATGCCAAGCGGTCTTCGTCCTCACCCCAGGGCGGGCCCAAGAAGAGATCAGCGTTTGGAGACATCACCAAT GCTCGCAAGAACCAGGTGGTGGCAGGGAAGAAGGAGTCTGCGAAGGTTGCTCCACCCAAGGCGCAGAAGGCACATAATACCTTAGGGGTGGCCAAGAATAATGAGATCAACCTAAAAAA gtCAACGAAGAAAACTCCCccaacagctcctgcagagcccaaagTGGATCCTGTGCCAGAGAAGCCGGTGTCTGTACAGGAACCGAAGCCCCCTGAGCAGAGG CAGGTGCCAGCAGTGGAGGACATTGacaaggagcagctgggtgACCCCTACGCCAATGCAGAGTATGCCAAGGAGATCTTTGAATACATGCGGGAAAGAGAG GAAAAATTCATGCTTCCTGACTACATGGAGAAGCAGACAGACATCAGTGGGGACATGCGTGCTATCCTTGTGGACTGGATGGTGGAGGTGCAG GAGAACTTTGAGCTGAACCATGAGACACTGTACCTGGCTGTGAAGCTAGTAGACCACTACCTGGTGGAGGTGGTGAGCATGagagagaagctgcagctcATCGGCTCCACTGCCATCCTCATTGCCTCCAAATTTGAG GAGCGGTGCCCACCATGTGTGGATGACTTCCTCTATATCTGTGATGATGCCTACAAGCGAGAGGAGCTTATTGCTATGGAGATGAGCATCCTCAGCACCCTCAAGTTCGACATCAACATTCCCATCCCCTACCGCTTCCTGCGGCGCTTTGCCAAG TGTGCCCGTGCCACCATGGAGACACTGACGCTGGCCCGCTTCCTCTGCGAGATGACCCTGCAGGAGTACGACTATGCCCGCGAGAGCCCCTCCAagctggctgccagctgcctgctgctggcccttACCATGAAGAACCTTGGGGGCTGG ACCCCTACACTGCAGTACTACAGTGGGTACAGTGCCCAGGACCTGCACCCCCTGGTGAAGAGGCTGAATTTCCTGCTCACATACCAGCCCCGTGACAAGCTGAATGCTGTGCGCAGCAAGTACTCACATAG GGTCTTCTTTGAGGTTGCCAAAGTCACCCCCATGGACATGCTCAAGCTCGAGGAGACACTCACTAGCTCCTAG
- the CCNB3 gene encoding G2/mitotic-specific cyclin-B3 isoform X1 codes for MACSQRPRERMPLPRNAKVLSTKQSRAGKAGPAAENVNPEKEESCHAKRSSSSPQGGPKKRSAFGDITNARKNQVVAGKKESAKVAPPKAQKAHNTLGVAKNNEINLKKSTKKTPPTAPAEPKVDPVPEKPVSVQEPKPPEQRQVPAVEDIDKEQLGDPYANAEYAKEIFEYMREREEKFMLPDYMEKQTDISGDMRAILVDWMVEVQENFELNHETLYLAVKLVDHYLVEVVSMREKLQLIGSTAILIASKFEERCPPCVDDFLYICDDAYKREELIAMEMSILSTLKFDINIPIPYRFLRRFAKCARATMETLTLARFLCEMTLQEYDYARESPSKLAASCLLLALTMKNLGGWTPTLQYYSGYSAQDLHPLVKRLNFLLTYQPRDKLNAVRSKYSHRVFFEVAKVTPMDMLKLEETLTSS; via the exons ATGG CTTGCTCACAGAGACCGAGGGAAAGGATGCCATTGCCACGCAATGCCAAGGTGTTGAGCACCAAGCAGTCCCGAGCAGGCAAGGCAGGGCCTGCTGCAGAGAACGTCAATCCTGAGAAG GAGGAGAGCTGTCATGCCAAGCGGTCTTCGTCCTCACCCCAGGGCGGGCCCAAGAAGAGATCAGCGTTTGGAGACATCACCAAT GCTCGCAAGAACCAGGTGGTGGCAGGGAAGAAGGAGTCTGCGAAGGTTGCTCCACCCAAGGCGCAGAAGGCACATAATACCTTAGGGGTGGCCAAGAATAATGAGATCAACCTAAAAAA gtCAACGAAGAAAACTCCCccaacagctcctgcagagcccaaagTGGATCCTGTGCCAGAGAAGCCGGTGTCTGTACAGGAACCGAAGCCCCCTGAGCAGAGG CAGGTGCCAGCAGTGGAGGACATTGacaaggagcagctgggtgACCCCTACGCCAATGCAGAGTATGCCAAGGAGATCTTTGAATACATGCGGGAAAGAGAG GAAAAATTCATGCTTCCTGACTACATGGAGAAGCAGACAGACATCAGTGGGGACATGCGTGCTATCCTTGTGGACTGGATGGTGGAGGTGCAG GAGAACTTTGAGCTGAACCATGAGACACTGTACCTGGCTGTGAAGCTAGTAGACCACTACCTGGTGGAGGTGGTGAGCATGagagagaagctgcagctcATCGGCTCCACTGCCATCCTCATTGCCTCCAAATTTGAG GAGCGGTGCCCACCATGTGTGGATGACTTCCTCTATATCTGTGATGATGCCTACAAGCGAGAGGAGCTTATTGCTATGGAGATGAGCATCCTCAGCACCCTCAAGTTCGACATCAACATTCCCATCCCCTACCGCTTCCTGCGGCGCTTTGCCAAG TGTGCCCGTGCCACCATGGAGACACTGACGCTGGCCCGCTTCCTCTGCGAGATGACCCTGCAGGAGTACGACTATGCCCGCGAGAGCCCCTCCAagctggctgccagctgcctgctgctggcccttACCATGAAGAACCTTGGGGGCTGG ACCCCTACACTGCAGTACTACAGTGGGTACAGTGCCCAGGACCTGCACCCCCTGGTGAAGAGGCTGAATTTCCTGCTCACATACCAGCCCCGTGACAAGCTGAATGCTGTGCGCAGCAAGTACTCACATAG GGTCTTCTTTGAGGTTGCCAAAGTCACCCCCATGGACATGCTCAAGCTCGAGGAGACACTCACTAGCTCCTAG
- the CCNB3 gene encoding G2/mitotic-specific cyclin-B3 isoform X2 — translation MACSQRPRERMPLPRNAKVLSTKQSRAGKAGPAAENVNPEKEESCHAKRSSSSPQGGPKKRSAFGDITNARKNQVVAGKKESAKVAPPKAQKAHNTLGVAKNNEINLKKSTKKTPPTAPAEPKVDPVPEKPVSVQEPKPPEQRVPAVEDIDKEQLGDPYANAEYAKEIFEYMREREEKFMLPDYMEKQTDISGDMRAILVDWMVEVQENFELNHETLYLAVKLVDHYLVEVVSMREKLQLIGSTAILIASKFEERCPPCVDDFLYICDDAYKREELIAMEMSILSTLKFDINIPIPYRFLRRFAKCARATMETLTLARFLCEMTLQEYDYARESPSKLAASCLLLALTMKNLGGWTPTLQYYSGYSAQDLHPLVKRLNFLLTYQPRDKLNAVRSKYSHRVFFEVAKVTPMDMLKLEETLTSS, via the exons ATGG CTTGCTCACAGAGACCGAGGGAAAGGATGCCATTGCCACGCAATGCCAAGGTGTTGAGCACCAAGCAGTCCCGAGCAGGCAAGGCAGGGCCTGCTGCAGAGAACGTCAATCCTGAGAAG GAGGAGAGCTGTCATGCCAAGCGGTCTTCGTCCTCACCCCAGGGCGGGCCCAAGAAGAGATCAGCGTTTGGAGACATCACCAAT GCTCGCAAGAACCAGGTGGTGGCAGGGAAGAAGGAGTCTGCGAAGGTTGCTCCACCCAAGGCGCAGAAGGCACATAATACCTTAGGGGTGGCCAAGAATAATGAGATCAACCTAAAAAA gtCAACGAAGAAAACTCCCccaacagctcctgcagagcccaaagTGGATCCTGTGCCAGAGAAGCCGGTGTCTGTACAGGAACCGAAGCCCCCTGAGCAGAGG GTGCCAGCAGTGGAGGACATTGacaaggagcagctgggtgACCCCTACGCCAATGCAGAGTATGCCAAGGAGATCTTTGAATACATGCGGGAAAGAGAG GAAAAATTCATGCTTCCTGACTACATGGAGAAGCAGACAGACATCAGTGGGGACATGCGTGCTATCCTTGTGGACTGGATGGTGGAGGTGCAG GAGAACTTTGAGCTGAACCATGAGACACTGTACCTGGCTGTGAAGCTAGTAGACCACTACCTGGTGGAGGTGGTGAGCATGagagagaagctgcagctcATCGGCTCCACTGCCATCCTCATTGCCTCCAAATTTGAG GAGCGGTGCCCACCATGTGTGGATGACTTCCTCTATATCTGTGATGATGCCTACAAGCGAGAGGAGCTTATTGCTATGGAGATGAGCATCCTCAGCACCCTCAAGTTCGACATCAACATTCCCATCCCCTACCGCTTCCTGCGGCGCTTTGCCAAG TGTGCCCGTGCCACCATGGAGACACTGACGCTGGCCCGCTTCCTCTGCGAGATGACCCTGCAGGAGTACGACTATGCCCGCGAGAGCCCCTCCAagctggctgccagctgcctgctgctggcccttACCATGAAGAACCTTGGGGGCTGG ACCCCTACACTGCAGTACTACAGTGGGTACAGTGCCCAGGACCTGCACCCCCTGGTGAAGAGGCTGAATTTCCTGCTCACATACCAGCCCCGTGACAAGCTGAATGCTGTGCGCAGCAAGTACTCACATAG GGTCTTCTTTGAGGTTGCCAAAGTCACCCCCATGGACATGCTCAAGCTCGAGGAGACACTCACTAGCTCCTAG
- the LOC131563760 gene encoding protein eva-1 homolog C-like, with amino-acid sequence MCPPSAGTGRAEKRAIVPAQRQPRPPPSPGWCQRPVGHGGRAMAGLLRPAVTAVLLCFAVRLEASPELSGYLRKVLRNHTAHTCDGEQLLIVCPRKTTISILGAFYGRRVPSTNLCPSPGNASQESTECTSATAHLKLLAECQDQQWCQFSVHSQVFGPDPCPGTHKYLIASYKCRPGNHRVKTVCENDKLRLQCRPKSILAIYSASYGRFLRGKPECDVLNTGEHHIECVAPDALRRVSKKCHRKGNCTVAADKATFGDPCLPGMKKQLRVSYTCVPKQLLEEVGPDTSDPFLLSDYIHGGWYKGPRFSRLQEDRMIFSSSLAAFAHLWGVPEKVALYFLCGVSGGLMLLLCIISPKTTFLQEVGEALKDPELGSSSELGRTKLRDEQDEDIPDDSSSDSSFRRLTRTYRATDSIFGPELTAAMEGAVEHQDHSGEIWMPKESSPYAIHKIKSATK; translated from the exons ATGTGCCCGCCGAGCGCCGGGACGGGCAGGGCAGAGAAGCGAGCCATTGTCCCCGCGCAGCGccagccccgcccgccgccgagCCCCGGCTGGTGCCAGCGGCCGGTGGGACACGGCGGCCGGGCCATGGCCGGGCTGCTCCGGCCGGCAGTGACCGCCGTCCtcctctgctttgctgtgcGTCTGGAGGCCAGCCCGGAGCTGTCCG GGTACCTGCGCAAGGTGCTGAGGAACCACACTGCCCACACCtgtgatggagagcagctcctcaTCGTCTGCCCTCGCAAAACCACCATCAGCATCCTCGGGGCCTTCTATGGGCGCCGAGTGCCCAGCACCaacctctgccccagccccggcaaCGCCTCCCAGGAGAGCACCGAGTGCACGTCTGCCACTGCCCACCTG AAGCTGCTGGCTGAGTGCCAGGACCAGCAGTGGTGCCAGTTCTCAGTGCACAGCCAGGTCTTTGGGCCAGACCCATGCCCTGGGACACACAAGTATCTCATCGCTTCCTACAAGTGCCGGCCAG GGAACCATCGGGTCAAGACCGTGTGCGAGAATGACAAGCTCAGGCTGCAGTGTCGACCAAAATCCATCCTGGCCATTTATTCTGCAAGTTATGGACGATTCCTGCGGGGCAAACCAGAATGTGATGTCTTGAACACTGGAGAACACCATATAG AGTGTGTGGCTCCAGATGCTCTGCGCAGGGTCTCCAAGAAGTGCCACCGCAAGGGGAACTGCACTGTGGCTGCTGACAAGGCCACCTTCGGAGACCCGTGCCTCCCTGGCATGAAGAAGCAGCTGCGAGTCTCTTACACCTGTG tgcccaagcagctgctggaggaggtggGCCCTGACACCTCGGACCCTTTCCTGCTCTCGGACTACATACACG GTGGCTGGTACAAAGGGCCCAGGTTctccaggctccaggaagaCCGCATGATTTTTTCTAGCTCTCTGGCAGCTTTTGCTCACCTTTGGG gTGTCCCAGAGAAAGTTGCCCTCTACTTTCTTTGTGGAGTCTCAGGAGGcctcatgctgctgctgtgcatcaTCAGCCCCAAAACAACCTTCCTCCAGGAGGTGGGGGAGGCTCTCAAAgacccagagctgggcagcagctcagagctgggcaggacCAAGCTGCGGGATGAGCAGGATGAAGACATCCCTGATGACAGCTCCTCAGACTCCTCCTTCCGCCGCCTCACCCGCACCTACCGGGCCACTGACAGCATCTTCGGCCCCGAGCTGACGGCAGCGATGGAGGGAGCAGTGGAGCACCAGGACCACAGTGGGGAGATCTGGATGCCCAAGGAGTCAAGCCCATATGCCATACACAAGATCAAATCGGCCACCAAATAA